A part of Vulpes lagopus strain Blue_001 chromosome 4, ASM1834538v1, whole genome shotgun sequence genomic DNA contains:
- the HELT gene encoding hairy and enhancer of split-related protein HELT, whose product MSDRLKERKRTPVSHKVIEKRRRDRINRCLNELGKTVPMALAKQSSGKLEKAEILEMTVQYLRALHSADFPRGREKELLAEFANYFHYGYHECMKNLVHYLTTVERMETKDTKYARILAFLQSKARLGAEPAFQPLGSLPEPDFSHQLHPAGPELAAHSPGEASVFPQGAAPGPFPWPHGPARSPALPYLPSAPVPLPSPAQPHSPFLAPVQGLDRHYLNLIGHAHPNALNLHPPQHPPVL is encoded by the exons ATGTCAGACAGGCTCAAGGAACGCAAA AGAACCCCCGTTTCCCACAAAGTCATAGAAAAGCGGAGGAGGGACCGGATTAACCGCTGCTTGAACGAGCTGGGCAAGACGGTGCCCATGGCCCTGGCGAAGCAG AGTTCCGGGAAGCTGGAGAAGGCGGAGATCCTCGAGATGACCGTCCAGTACCTGAGAGCCCTGCACTCCGCCGATTTTCCCCGGGGAAGGGAAAAAG AGCTGCTAGCGGAGTTCGCCAACTACTTCCACTACGGCTACCACGAGTGCATGAAGAACCTGGTGCACTACCTCACCACCGTGGAGCGGATGGAGACCAAGGACACCAAGTACGCGCGCATCCTCGCCTTCCTGCAGTCCAAGGCCCGCTTGGGCGCCGAGCCCGCCTTCCAGCCGCTGGGTTCGCTCCCGGAGCCGGATTTCTCCCATCAGCTGCACCCGGCGGGGCCCGAGCTCGCGGCCCACAGCCCCGGGGAGGCGTCCGTGTTCCCGCAGGGCGCCGCCCCCGGGCCCTTCCCCTGGCCGCACGGCCCGGCCCGCAGCCCGGCGCTGCCCTACCTGCCCAGCGCGCCCGTGCCGCTCCCGAGCCCCGCGCAGCCGCACAGCCCCTTCCTGGCGCCCGTGCAGGGGCTGGACCGCCACTACCTGAACCTGATCGGCCACGCCCACCCCAACGCCCTCAACCTGCACCCGCCCCAGCACCCCCCGGTGCTCTGA